A section of the Candidatus Aminicenantes bacterium genome encodes:
- a CDS encoding bifunctional UDP-sugar hydrolase/5'-nucleotidase, translating to MKVKRTAAAALAVFLLSGFVAAEARAVPAQAERKLVILFTNDLHSIVLPRVFLGEDGKRIERGGFARLASLIRRERDAAAGGTLVLDAGDFSMGTLFHTLFMTEAAELRLLGLMGFEASTLGNHEFDFGLDGLARCLQAAKAKGKDLPALVASNIGIEGAGPEAEAGRTAFRDYPVRDYIVLERGGLRVGIFGLFGTSAADDSPFAGPVKFLDAAAEARRVVEILRTKEKADLIIALSHVGTSDDPSDSEDEKLALAEPGIDILISAHTHTVMKVPRFAGRTIIVSAGWGGEYLGRLEAAVGGREGAKVVSYALLPVGPDVPEDPAVAAAAAGFKAMIEKDYLTDFPGGFGQVLAESAFDLESPEAMEASGVEAGMGDFLADALREAVRKAEGSSSPHIHAVIVPVGVVRGAFLAGPITVEDVFRVFSLGLGPDRQPGYPLLSLWLKGKELRHLVEVQASVVPMKSDAALQFSGLRFHYNPHRLAFDRVTDVSVLEPDGSYAPLDSGKLYRIVVDSYAGAMVDYVSKASYGLLKMQARDAEGRPLQDQLRAAVDADPAAPGLQELKGWKALAGVLKDLPDLDGDAIPDIPARYRKPEGRFGPVPSWSPLRILIGGGGLTYIVLAFLTLIVVLAVWIVRRLRRRRRARRVARRTS from the coding sequence ATGAAGGTCAAGCGCACCGCGGCGGCCGCCTTGGCCGTCTTCCTTCTGTCCGGATTCGTCGCGGCCGAAGCCCGGGCGGTCCCGGCCCAGGCCGAGAGAAAGCTGGTCATCCTCTTCACTAACGACCTGCACTCGATCGTCCTGCCCCGCGTCTTCCTCGGCGAGGACGGGAAGCGGATCGAGCGCGGCGGCTTCGCCCGGCTGGCCTCCCTCATCCGCCGCGAGCGGGACGCCGCAGCCGGAGGTACCCTGGTCCTGGATGCCGGCGATTTCAGCATGGGCACGCTCTTCCATACCCTGTTCATGACCGAGGCGGCCGAGCTGCGGCTGTTGGGCCTGATGGGGTTCGAGGCTTCGACCTTGGGCAATCACGAGTTCGACTTCGGGCTCGACGGCCTGGCCCGCTGTCTGCAGGCGGCCAAGGCCAAGGGCAAGGACCTGCCGGCTCTCGTCGCCTCCAACATCGGGATCGAAGGCGCCGGTCCCGAAGCCGAAGCCGGACGGACCGCTTTCCGCGACTACCCGGTCCGCGACTATATCGTCCTTGAGCGCGGCGGCTTGCGGGTGGGCATCTTCGGTCTCTTCGGGACGTCCGCGGCCGACGATTCGCCGTTCGCGGGCCCCGTCAAGTTCCTGGACGCCGCGGCCGAAGCCAGGCGGGTCGTCGAGATCCTGCGGACCAAGGAAAAAGCCGATCTGATCATCGCCCTCTCCCATGTCGGAACGTCCGATGATCCATCCGACTCCGAGGACGAGAAGCTGGCCCTGGCCGAGCCGGGGATCGATATCCTGATCAGCGCCCATACCCACACTGTGATGAAAGTCCCGCGCTTCGCCGGCCGGACCATCATCGTTTCGGCGGGCTGGGGGGGCGAGTATCTGGGGCGGCTGGAAGCCGCCGTCGGGGGCAGGGAGGGCGCTAAAGTCGTCTCCTATGCCCTGCTTCCGGTGGGGCCCGATGTTCCCGAAGATCCGGCCGTTGCCGCCGCAGCCGCCGGCTTCAAGGCGATGATCGAAAAAGACTATCTGACCGATTTCCCCGGAGGATTCGGGCAAGTCTTGGCCGAGAGCGCCTTCGATCTGGAATCGCCCGAGGCCATGGAAGCAAGCGGGGTCGAAGCCGGGATGGGGGACTTTCTGGCGGATGCCCTGCGGGAAGCCGTTCGCAAAGCCGAAGGCTCTTCCTCCCCGCATATCCATGCGGTCATCGTCCCCGTGGGAGTCGTCCGCGGCGCGTTTCTGGCCGGGCCGATCACCGTGGAGGATGTCTTCCGCGTCTTCTCCCTGGGCTTGGGCCCCGACCGCCAGCCGGGCTATCCCCTCCTCTCGCTTTGGCTCAAAGGGAAAGAGCTCCGGCATCTGGTCGAAGTTCAGGCCTCGGTCGTGCCGATGAAATCCGACGCGGCCCTGCAGTTCTCCGGCCTTCGCTTCCACTATAACCCCCACCGCCTGGCCTTCGATCGGGTGACAGATGTTTCGGTTCTGGAGCCGGACGGCTCCTACGCGCCCCTCGATTCGGGCAAGCTCTACCGGATCGTGGTGGACTCGTATGCCGGGGCCATGGTCGATTATGTCTCCAAAGCATCCTACGGACTGCTGAAAATGCAGGCCCGTGACGCCGAGGGCCGGCCGCTTCAGGATCAGTTGAGGGCCGCCGTCGACGCCGATCCGGCAGCCCCCGGTCTGCAGGAGCTCAAGGGATGGAAGGCCTTGGCCGGAGTCCTGAAAGATCTTCCGGACCTCGACGGCGACGCCATCCCCGATATCCCGGCTCGCTACCGCAAGCCCGAAGGCCGCTTCGGGCCGGTGCCTTCCTGGAGCCCGTTGCGGATCCTGATCGGGGGCGGCGGCTTGACCTATATCGTCCTGGCCTTCCTGACCCTGATCGTGGTCTTGGCGGTCTGGATCGTGCGGCGGCTTCGCCGGCGCCGCCGCGCCCGCCGTGTTGCCCGTCGGACTTCCTGA
- a CDS encoding DUF5107 domain-containing protein, translated as MAACLLFLVAAGLATAQVGAAARAWEEILVLPTYGVEAAEKNPMFYDGRAYQGAKGPVYPYAFLDRLTGIRQDKAYRAVYLENAYLKLCVLPELGGRLFYAVDKTNDYDFIYRQHVVKPALIGMLGAWISGGVEWNVPHHHRATTFMPVDHLLVNGADGSATVWVGEIERRQRTKWRVGLTLRPDSSAVEVTLRTFNRTPLPQSMLFFANAAIHATPDYQVIFPPDTALATFHGKNQFSFWPISTEIFNGQDYRAGVDVSRLKSHTRPTSFFAFDGKGDFLAGYDHAKEAGVCFVGDHNLVPGKKLWTWGTGNEGALWEKLLTDTDGPYAELMFGAWSDNQPDYSWTRPYETRIVRQYWYPLRGIGGVKAASREAACDLTIGGGKARFAFYATRDIRDARAVLSSGVVTLHEERISLGPGRPFVKEMPWFEDAPGARNPTLSLWTQDGRLIVRYVVEPPYAPGNGADAPYIPRGGMGGTAQPGAAKPVPAKAALPAPVTAPPSPKDVPTVEELYLTGLRLEQFHNPSLEPEPYYIEALRRDPGDYRTNTALGILDLKRGLYAAAETKLAKAVERATGSYTRPKDGEALFCLGLARRALGQTAEAEDAFQRASWDDAWTAAAFTELAFAASRAGDYADALEHLDRAVAKNAKSPDAAALMTALLRKIGALDKARAAAQEVLALDPLDFWGWNETGLIRAAQGGEEGAAVLRRLAALMRDEPANYLELASDYIRCGLWDEAAEVLRRIIDLDKKGASDFPLVHYMLAWILDQKGDKDGAAARLRAAAACPADYGFPFQLEFIEILRWAQSVDPKDARAPYYLGNLLFDIQPAAALAEWGKAAALDPKFPTSRRNLGWALARVKNDLVGAIREYEAALAVSPGDPKLHEEIDRLYEAAGVLAARRLALLEKDHKAVALRDDALAREIKLLVQTGKYDRALDLLQNRRFHVWEGGGEIHGVFVEAHLLRGENLLEAKKYGVALKDFEAALTYPENLEVAAPAAGGGSPRAFYLMASAQAGIGDAAKARLAFEKAASWPPGYAEGAYYTGMAMAALGRGADANGAFEALRKAAEDRLKSAPAVDFFEKFGERQSAAVQTAQAHYLLGLAKLGLGDQAGAAAEFKAALAANPNHAAAARILEKSGK; from the coding sequence GTGGCCGCTTGTCTCCTCTTCCTGGTCGCCGCCGGCTTGGCGACCGCCCAGGTCGGAGCCGCGGCCCGGGCCTGGGAAGAGATCCTTGTCCTCCCGACTTATGGCGTCGAGGCGGCCGAAAAGAACCCGATGTTTTACGACGGGCGCGCTTACCAAGGGGCCAAGGGTCCGGTCTATCCCTACGCCTTCCTCGACCGGCTGACCGGGATCAGGCAGGACAAGGCCTATCGGGCCGTGTATCTGGAGAACGCCTATCTCAAGCTGTGCGTCCTGCCCGAGCTCGGCGGGCGGCTGTTCTATGCCGTCGACAAGACTAACGACTACGATTTCATCTACCGTCAGCACGTCGTCAAGCCGGCCCTGATCGGCATGTTGGGCGCCTGGATCTCGGGTGGTGTCGAATGGAACGTCCCCCACCACCATCGGGCCACGACTTTCATGCCCGTCGATCATCTCCTGGTCAATGGGGCCGACGGCAGCGCCACCGTCTGGGTCGGCGAGATCGAACGGCGCCAGCGGACCAAGTGGCGGGTCGGCCTGACCCTGCGGCCCGACTCGTCGGCTGTGGAAGTGACCCTCCGGACTTTCAATCGGACGCCCCTGCCCCAGTCGATGCTCTTCTTCGCCAACGCCGCGATCCATGCCACGCCGGATTATCAGGTCATCTTCCCGCCCGACACCGCGCTGGCGACTTTCCACGGCAAGAACCAGTTCTCCTTCTGGCCGATCTCAACGGAGATCTTCAATGGCCAGGACTACCGGGCCGGTGTCGACGTCAGCCGGCTGAAGAGCCACACTCGACCGACCTCGTTCTTCGCTTTCGACGGAAAGGGCGATTTCCTGGCCGGCTATGATCATGCCAAGGAAGCCGGCGTCTGCTTCGTCGGCGACCATAATCTCGTCCCCGGGAAGAAGCTCTGGACCTGGGGGACGGGCAACGAGGGCGCCCTGTGGGAAAAGCTGTTGACCGACACGGACGGACCCTACGCGGAGCTCATGTTCGGGGCTTGGTCGGACAACCAGCCGGATTACAGTTGGACGCGCCCTTACGAGACCCGGATCGTGCGGCAATATTGGTATCCGTTGCGCGGGATCGGCGGCGTCAAGGCGGCTTCGCGCGAGGCGGCCTGCGACCTGACCATCGGCGGCGGCAAGGCCCGCTTCGCGTTCTATGCCACCCGCGACATCCGCGACGCTCGGGCCGTCCTCTCTTCCGGCGTCGTGACTCTGCACGAGGAGCGCATCTCCTTGGGCCCGGGCCGGCCGTTCGTGAAGGAGATGCCCTGGTTCGAAGACGCTCCCGGCGCCCGCAACCCGACCCTGTCGCTCTGGACGCAGGACGGAAGGCTCATTGTCCGCTATGTCGTGGAGCCCCCGTACGCCCCTGGGAACGGGGCCGACGCGCCGTATATCCCGCGGGGCGGGATGGGCGGCACCGCACAGCCGGGGGCGGCCAAGCCCGTTCCGGCGAAAGCCGCCCTCCCGGCCCCGGTGACGGCCCCGCCCTCGCCCAAGGACGTCCCCACCGTCGAAGAGCTCTACCTGACGGGCCTCCGACTCGAACAGTTCCACAACCCGTCCCTCGAGCCCGAGCCCTATTACATCGAGGCGCTTCGCCGCGATCCGGGGGACTACCGGACTAACACCGCCCTCGGCATCCTCGACCTCAAGCGGGGGCTCTACGCGGCGGCGGAGACGAAGCTGGCCAAGGCGGTCGAGCGGGCGACCGGGAGCTACACCCGGCCCAAGGACGGCGAAGCGCTTTTCTGCCTCGGGCTGGCCCGTCGCGCCCTGGGCCAAACGGCGGAAGCCGAGGATGCCTTCCAGCGCGCCTCCTGGGATGACGCTTGGACAGCCGCCGCCTTCACCGAACTGGCGTTTGCGGCGAGCCGGGCCGGCGATTATGCCGATGCTTTGGAGCATCTCGATCGGGCGGTGGCCAAGAACGCCAAGAGCCCCGACGCCGCCGCCTTGATGACTGCGCTCTTGCGCAAAATCGGGGCCTTAGACAAGGCGCGGGCTGCGGCTCAGGAGGTATTGGCCCTCGACCCGCTCGATTTTTGGGGCTGGAACGAGACCGGGCTCATCCGCGCGGCCCAGGGCGGCGAGGAGGGGGCCGCGGTCCTCCGGCGGTTGGCCGCCCTGATGCGGGACGAGCCGGCCAACTACCTGGAGCTGGCTTCCGACTATATCCGCTGCGGCCTGTGGGACGAGGCGGCCGAAGTCCTGCGCCGGATCATCGATCTTGACAAAAAGGGCGCTAGCGACTTCCCGCTGGTCCATTATATGCTGGCCTGGATTCTCGACCAGAAGGGAGACAAAGACGGCGCGGCGGCCCGTTTGCGGGCCGCGGCCGCCTGCCCGGCCGATTATGGATTCCCGTTTCAGCTCGAGTTCATTGAAATCCTCCGCTGGGCTCAGAGCGTCGATCCCAAGGATGCCCGGGCGCCCTATTATCTCGGGAACCTGCTCTTCGACATCCAGCCGGCGGCGGCTCTGGCCGAATGGGGGAAGGCCGCGGCCTTGGATCCGAAGTTCCCCACAAGCCGGCGCAACCTCGGCTGGGCCTTGGCCCGGGTCAAGAACGACCTCGTCGGGGCGATCAGGGAGTATGAGGCCGCGTTGGCCGTTTCGCCCGGCGACCCAAAGCTTCATGAGGAGATCGACCGGCTCTACGAAGCGGCCGGCGTCCTGGCAGCCCGTCGGCTGGCCCTGCTCGAGAAAGATCATAAGGCGGTGGCTTTGCGCGACGATGCCCTGGCCCGCGAGATCAAGCTCCTGGTTCAAACCGGGAAATACGATCGGGCCCTGGACCTCCTGCAAAACCGCCGCTTTCATGTTTGGGAGGGCGGCGGCGAGATCCACGGCGTCTTTGTCGAGGCTCATCTTTTGAGAGGCGAGAATCTTCTGGAGGCCAAGAAATACGGCGTGGCCCTCAAGGATTTCGAGGCGGCGCTGACCTATCCCGAGAATCTTGAAGTTGCGGCCCCGGCCGCCGGAGGCGGATCGCCCCGCGCGTTTTATCTCATGGCTTCGGCCCAGGCCGGGATCGGCGACGCGGCCAAGGCGCGCCTGGCTTTCGAGAAGGCGGCCTCTTGGCCGCCGGGCTATGCCGAAGGGGCTTATTATACCGGGATGGCGATGGCCGCTTTGGGGCGCGGGGCGGACGCGAACGGCGCGTTCGAAGCCCTGCGGAAAGCGGCCGAGGACCGGCTGAAGTCAGCTCCGGCTGTCGACTTTTTCGAAAAGTTCGGTGAGCGGCAGTCGGCGGCGGTCCAGACGGCTCAAGCCCATTACCTGTTGGGCCTGGCCAAGCTGGGACTCGGCGACCAGGCCGGCGCGGCGGCCGAATTCAAGGCGGCGTTGGCCGCGAACCCGAACCATGCCGCGGCGGCGAGAATCTTGGAAAAGTCGGGGAAATGA